Proteins encoded within one genomic window of Mycolicibacterium aubagnense:
- a CDS encoding TOMM precursor leader peptide-binding protein, which translates to MLPARQTLNPAMPVLQRPDGTVQLGWDPRRAIGIRPPAGLSAGDLADLLRGMQSGVDAESSQTLALAAGLTDVGGWTGLVRALTTAGLLQEAPEAGRRPVSVRIHGSGPLSDLLAGALNCSGTRVRTSRFGHVAVTRDAADLVVLSDFLVADRRLVRDLHRAGVPHLPVRIRDGTGLIGPLVLPGATSCLNCADLHRSDRDASWPVLAAQLEGTVGSADRATVLATAAVALNQVDQVIDAIRDRRCRAKPPPTLDATLEFDIGSRTTVVRRWSRHPLCDWCDQTA; encoded by the coding sequence ATGCTCCCGGCCCGTCAGACCTTGAACCCGGCCATGCCGGTGTTGCAGCGGCCCGACGGGACCGTGCAGCTCGGCTGGGACCCGCGGCGCGCCATCGGCATTCGGCCGCCGGCCGGGTTGTCGGCCGGCGACCTGGCGGATCTGCTGCGCGGCATGCAGAGCGGAGTCGACGCCGAGAGCAGTCAGACGCTGGCGCTGGCGGCCGGGCTGACCGACGTCGGCGGCTGGACCGGGCTGGTGCGCGCACTGACGACCGCGGGCCTGTTGCAGGAGGCGCCCGAAGCCGGCCGTAGACCGGTGTCGGTGCGTATTCACGGCAGCGGGCCCCTGTCGGACCTGTTGGCCGGCGCCTTGAACTGTTCCGGGACCCGGGTGCGCACCAGCCGTTTCGGCCACGTGGCCGTCACGCGCGACGCCGCCGATCTGGTCGTGCTGTCCGACTTCCTGGTGGCCGATCGGCGCCTGGTGCGCGACCTGCACCGCGCCGGGGTGCCGCATCTGCCGGTGCGGATCAGAGACGGCACAGGGTTGATCGGCCCGCTCGTCCTGCCGGGCGCGACCAGTTGTCTGAACTGTGCCGATCTACACCGCAGCGACCGTGACGCGTCGTGGCCGGTACTCGCCGCCCAACTCGAGGGCACCGTCGGCAGCGCCGACCGGGCCACCGTGCTCGCCACCGCGGCAGTGGCACTCAACCAGGTGGACCAAGTCATCGATGCGATCCGCGACCGTCGATGCCGTGCCAAACCACCACCGACGCTGGACGCCACCCTGGAATTCGACATCGGTTCGCGGACGACCGTGGTGCGCCGATGGTCCCGTCATCCGCTGTGCGACTGGTGCGATCAGACCGCCTGA
- a CDS encoding macrolide-binding ATPase MABP-1, with the protein MDDVDVADIKRGSVARNAKLAGLAGGMAGRAALGLGKRLAGKSKDEVTAELMDKAAQQLFTVLGELKGGAMKVGQALSVMEAAIPEQYGKPYREALTKLQREAPPLPAAKVHRVLDAQLGTKWRDRFQSFDDTPVASASIGQVHKAVWSDGREVAVKIQYPGADEALRADLKTIQRLVGVFKQLAPGADVQGVVDELIDRTEMELDYRLEADNQRAFAKAYHGHPHFKVPAIVASAPKVVIAEWMDGIPMSVIIREGTAPQRDLMGTRLSELTFDAPARLEIMHGDTHPGNFMLLSDGRMGVIDFGAVAPLPGGLPTAIGEMISLARDKNYDKLLPVMEDAGFIQKGEQVPIDEVDDMLRQYVEPIQTDVFHYTRRWIMKMAAGQLDNGVAQIKMARQLDLPPNLVIPLRVIASTVAICCQLDAHVPVKAIATELVPGFAP; encoded by the coding sequence ATGGATGATGTTGACGTGGCGGATATCAAACGGGGCAGTGTGGCACGCAACGCGAAGCTCGCCGGTCTGGCCGGCGGCATGGCGGGACGGGCCGCGCTCGGCTTGGGCAAGCGACTGGCGGGCAAATCCAAGGACGAGGTCACCGCCGAACTGATGGACAAGGCGGCACAGCAGCTCTTCACCGTGCTCGGTGAGCTCAAGGGCGGCGCGATGAAGGTCGGCCAGGCGCTGTCGGTGATGGAGGCCGCCATTCCCGAGCAGTACGGCAAGCCGTATCGGGAGGCCCTCACCAAACTGCAGCGGGAAGCCCCGCCGTTGCCGGCGGCCAAGGTGCACCGCGTGCTCGACGCGCAGCTGGGCACCAAGTGGCGTGACCGGTTCCAGTCGTTCGACGACACCCCGGTGGCCTCGGCCAGCATCGGCCAGGTGCACAAGGCCGTCTGGTCCGACGGCCGCGAGGTCGCCGTCAAAATCCAGTACCCCGGCGCCGACGAGGCACTGCGCGCCGACCTCAAGACCATCCAGCGTCTGGTCGGCGTCTTCAAGCAATTGGCGCCCGGCGCCGATGTTCAGGGCGTCGTCGACGAGTTGATCGACCGCACCGAGATGGAGCTGGACTACCGGCTCGAGGCCGACAACCAGCGGGCGTTCGCCAAGGCCTACCACGGCCACCCGCATTTCAAGGTCCCGGCGATCGTGGCCAGCGCCCCGAAGGTCGTCATCGCCGAGTGGATGGACGGCATCCCGATGTCGGTGATCATCCGGGAGGGCACCGCCCCGCAGCGCGACCTGATGGGGACCCGGCTGTCGGAGCTGACGTTCGACGCGCCCGCGCGCCTGGAGATCATGCACGGCGACACCCACCCCGGGAACTTCATGCTGCTGTCCGACGGCCGGATGGGCGTCATCGACTTCGGCGCGGTGGCGCCGCTGCCCGGTGGATTGCCGACCGCGATCGGCGAGATGATCAGCCTGGCGCGGGACAAGAACTACGACAAGCTACTGCCGGTCATGGAAGACGCCGGGTTCATCCAGAAGGGCGAGCAGGTGCCGATCGACGAAGTCGACGACATGCTGCGCCAGTACGTCGAGCCGATTCAGACCGATGTCTTCCACTACACCCGCCGCTGGATCATGAAGATGGCCGCGGGACAGCTGGACAACGGCGTCGCCCAGATCAAGATGGCCCGGCAGCTGGACCTGCCGCCGAACCTGGTGATCCCGCTGCGCGTGATCGCGTCAACCGTCGCGATCTGCTGTCAGCTGGACGCCCACGTGCCCGTGAAGGCCATTGCCACGGAACTGGTTCCGGGTTTCGCACCGTAG
- a CDS encoding WhiB family transcriptional regulator gives MTSQTCRQRLAVPCHVGDPDMWFADSPTELEQAKALCADCPIRLQCLNEALEREEPWGVWGGEILERGAVIARKRPRGRPRKDVVAA, from the coding sequence ATGACTAGCCAGACTTGCCGACAAAGGCTGGCGGTGCCATGTCATGTCGGCGACCCCGATATGTGGTTCGCGGACAGCCCCACGGAGTTGGAACAGGCCAAGGCGCTGTGCGCCGACTGCCCGATCCGGCTCCAGTGCCTCAACGAGGCGCTGGAACGTGAAGAGCCGTGGGGCGTTTGGGGTGGGGAGATCCTCGAGCGGGGTGCCGTCATCGCACGCAAGCGTCCGCGCGGTCGTCCGCGCAAGGACGTCGTCGCGGCCTAG
- a CDS encoding ATP-dependent DNA helicase UvrD2, with protein sequence MGTMPAEAPPSTLLEDLDDEQREAVVAPRGPVCVLAGAGTGKTRTITRRIAYLVAAGHVAPSQVLAVTFTQRAAGEMRGRLRSLEQEIDGAAGTGAVQAMTFHAAAMRQLRYFWPRVVGDTGWELLDSKFAVVAQAANRAGIQASTDDVRDLAGEIEWAKSSLISPEQYPEQVARIERDIPFDAAKVAAVYAGYEGLKARRDGSALLDFDDLLLHTAAAIENDTAVAGEFRDRYRCFVVDEYQDVTPLQQRVLNAWVGERDDLTVVGDANQTIYSFTGATPQYLLDFSRRFPDAAVIRLERDYRSTPQVVSLANQVISAASGRMAASRLQLVGQRDPGPKPVFREHPDEVAEANAVAAAIKKLIQSGTAPSEIAVLYRINAQSEVYEEALTAAGVAFQVRGGEGFFSRQEIRQALFALQRAAGHQGEVAGVELPQLVRDLLEPLGLTAEPPSGTKARERWDALLALVELVEQEVAVRANLDLQGLLVELRQRADSRHPPVVQGVTLASLHAAKGLEWDAVFLVGLVDGTLPISHALSHGADSEPVEEERRLFYVGITRARVHLTISWALARAAGGRQSRKPSRFLNGLTPQSRREPQQPQRKRGPAPRCRVCNSALTTSTAILLRRCESCPSNLDEELLGRLKEWRLRTSQEMKVPAYVVFTDNTLIAIAEALPADNAALVAIPGIGARKLEQYGPDVLALVNGSK encoded by the coding sequence ATGGGGACCATGCCAGCCGAGGCCCCGCCGTCCACGCTCCTCGAGGACCTCGACGACGAACAGCGCGAGGCGGTCGTCGCGCCCCGCGGGCCGGTCTGTGTGCTCGCCGGCGCGGGTACCGGTAAGACGCGGACCATCACCCGCCGCATCGCATACCTGGTGGCCGCCGGCCACGTCGCGCCGAGTCAGGTGCTGGCCGTGACGTTCACCCAGCGCGCGGCGGGGGAGATGCGCGGCCGCCTCCGCAGCCTGGAGCAGGAGATCGACGGTGCCGCCGGCACCGGGGCCGTGCAGGCCATGACGTTCCACGCCGCGGCGATGCGGCAACTGCGGTACTTCTGGCCGCGCGTGGTCGGCGACACCGGCTGGGAGCTGCTCGACAGCAAGTTCGCGGTGGTTGCGCAGGCGGCGAACCGGGCGGGCATCCAGGCCAGTACCGACGACGTGCGCGACCTGGCCGGTGAGATCGAATGGGCCAAGTCGTCGCTGATCAGCCCCGAGCAGTACCCGGAGCAGGTCGCCAGGATCGAGCGCGACATCCCGTTCGACGCCGCCAAGGTCGCCGCGGTGTACGCCGGGTACGAGGGCCTCAAGGCCCGCCGCGACGGCTCGGCGTTGCTGGATTTCGACGATCTGTTGCTGCACACCGCCGCCGCCATCGAGAATGACACCGCCGTCGCCGGTGAGTTCCGCGACCGCTACCGCTGCTTCGTCGTAGACGAGTACCAGGACGTGACCCCGCTGCAGCAGCGGGTGCTCAACGCCTGGGTGGGGGAGCGCGACGACCTGACGGTGGTTGGTGACGCCAACCAGACCATCTACTCGTTCACCGGCGCCACCCCGCAGTACCTCCTCGACTTCTCCCGACGGTTCCCGGATGCCGCGGTGATCCGGCTGGAGCGCGACTACCGCAGCACGCCGCAGGTGGTCTCGCTGGCGAATCAGGTGATCTCGGCGGCCTCCGGCCGGATGGCGGCCAGTCGGCTGCAGCTCGTCGGTCAGCGCGATCCCGGGCCGAAGCCGGTGTTCCGGGAGCACCCCGACGAGGTCGCCGAGGCCAACGCCGTCGCCGCGGCGATCAAGAAGCTCATCCAATCGGGTACCGCCCCTTCGGAAATCGCGGTGCTGTACCGCATCAACGCGCAGTCCGAGGTGTACGAGGAAGCGCTCACCGCGGCGGGCGTGGCGTTCCAGGTGCGCGGTGGTGAGGGCTTCTTCAGCCGGCAGGAGATTCGGCAGGCGCTGTTTGCGCTGCAGCGCGCCGCGGGGCATCAGGGCGAGGTCGCCGGTGTCGAGTTGCCGCAGCTGGTGCGCGATCTGCTGGAACCACTGGGCCTGACGGCGGAGCCGCCGTCGGGTACCAAGGCCCGGGAACGCTGGGATGCGTTGTTGGCCTTGGTCGAATTGGTCGAGCAGGAAGTCGCGGTTCGCGCCAACCTGGACCTGCAGGGGCTGCTCGTCGAGCTGCGCCAGCGCGCCGATTCCCGGCACCCACCGGTGGTGCAGGGCGTGACGCTGGCGTCGCTGCACGCGGCCAAGGGACTCGAGTGGGACGCGGTGTTCCTGGTCGGGTTGGTCGACGGCACCCTGCCCATTTCGCATGCGTTGTCGCATGGCGCGGACAGCGAGCCCGTCGAGGAGGAGCGGCGCCTCTTCTACGTCGGAATCACCAGGGCGCGAGTGCATTTGACCATCTCGTGGGCGCTGGCCCGGGCTGCGGGCGGACGGCAGAGCCGCAAGCCCTCGCGGTTCCTGAACGGGCTGACACCGCAGAGCCGGCGGGAACCCCAACAGCCGCAACGTAAACGGGGTCCCGCGCCGCGTTGCCGGGTCTGCAATTCGGCGTTGACGACGTCGACGGCCATTCTGTTGCGGCGCTGTGAATCCTGCCCGTCGAACCTGGACGAGGAGCTGCTCGGCCGGCTCAAGGAGTGGCGCCTGCGTACCTCGCAGGAGATGAAGGTGCCGGCTTATGTGGTGTTCACCGACAACACCTTGATCGCGATCGCCGAGGCCCTGCCGGCCGACAATGCCGCGCTCGTGGCCATTCCCGGCATCGGCGCGCGCAAGCTGGAGCAGTACGGTCCCGATGTCCTGGCGCTGGTGAACGGGTCCAAATAG
- the mrx1 gene encoding mycoredoxin Mrx1: MSALIMYSTTWCGYCKRLKTALKAEGISYTEIDIEQDPAAAEFVGSVNNGNHVVPTVKFADGSTLTNPSIKDVKAKLN, encoded by the coding sequence ATGAGTGCACTGATCATGTACAGCACGACCTGGTGCGGCTACTGCAAGCGGCTCAAGACCGCGCTGAAGGCCGAAGGCATCTCCTACACCGAGATCGACATCGAGCAGGATCCGGCCGCCGCCGAATTCGTCGGTTCGGTCAACAACGGCAACCACGTCGTCCCGACGGTCAAATTCGCCGACGGCTCGACGCTGACCAACCCCAGCATCAAGGACGTCAAAGCCAAGCTGAACTAG
- the nudC gene encoding NAD(+) diphosphatase yields the protein MSDFTLRNVPLLSRVGADRADMLRTDVDAAIAGWQDALLLRVDRRNQVLISGGRVVLGRAAELGDKPDEHAVFLGRMPDGRHVWGVRAALEDPVDPSDNPVEVLDLRRAGPIFDDISAQLVSTATALLNWHDSARFSAIDGAPTKSIKGGWARANSIGGHEEFPRIDPAIICLVHDGHDRAVLARQTNWPERLFSLLAGFVEAGESFESCVVREISEEIGLTVTDVKYLGSQPWPFPRSLMVGFHAIGDPEQPFSFNDGEIAEADWFTRAEVREALEHGDWNSASDSRLLLPGSISIAREIIESWAAL from the coding sequence ATGAGCGATTTCACCCTCCGCAATGTCCCGCTGCTGTCCCGCGTCGGCGCCGACCGGGCCGACATGCTGCGGACCGACGTCGATGCCGCGATCGCGGGATGGCAGGACGCCCTCCTGCTGCGCGTCGACCGGCGCAATCAGGTGCTGATCTCCGGTGGCCGGGTGGTGCTCGGGCGCGCGGCGGAACTCGGGGACAAACCCGACGAGCACGCCGTGTTCCTCGGCCGGATGCCCGACGGCCGTCACGTGTGGGGTGTCCGCGCCGCATTAGAAGACCCAGTGGACCCGTCGGACAATCCCGTCGAGGTACTCGACCTGCGCCGGGCCGGGCCCATCTTCGACGACATCAGCGCCCAGCTCGTCTCGACCGCGACAGCGCTGCTGAATTGGCATGACAGCGCCCGCTTCAGCGCCATCGACGGCGCACCCACCAAGTCGATCAAGGGTGGCTGGGCGCGGGCCAACAGCATCGGCGGCCACGAGGAATTCCCGCGCATCGACCCGGCGATCATCTGCCTGGTGCACGATGGGCACGACCGCGCCGTGCTGGCCCGCCAGACCAACTGGCCCGAGCGGCTGTTCTCGCTGCTGGCCGGGTTCGTAGAGGCCGGCGAGTCATTCGAGTCGTGTGTGGTCCGCGAGATCTCCGAGGAGATCGGCCTGACCGTCACCGACGTCAAGTACCTGGGTAGTCAGCCCTGGCCGTTCCCGCGCTCGCTGATGGTCGGCTTCCACGCCATCGGCGACCCGGAGCAGCCCTTCTCGTTCAACGACGGCGAGATCGCCGAGGCCGACTGGTTCACCCGGGCCGAGGTGCGCGAGGCACTCGAGCACGGCGACTGGAACAGCGCGTCGGACTCCCGGCTGCTGCTGCCCGGCTCGATCTCGATCGCCCGGGAGATCATCGAGTCCTGGGCGGCCCTGTGA
- a CDS encoding potassium channel family protein, which produces MARVRLSRRMAAMEQNLTSRQNADLVDVLRIPEKFVSPARRIARRVIYALLVLAAAVLVVYLDRDGYRDVQDNEMSLLDCIYYATVSLSTTGYGDITPFTPGARLVNVLVITPMRIAFLIVLIGTTVETLTTQSRQALKIQRWRSTVRNHTIVVGYGTKGRTAVQAMVGDEVAPGDIVVVDENPAALDRARAAGLVTVVGDATKSEVLRLAGAQHAKSIVVATDKDATAVLVTLTAREVAPKAKIVASAREAENQHLLRQSGADSTVVSSETAGRLLGIATQTPSVVEMVEDLLTPDAGFAISEREVEVKELGGSPRHLSDIVLGVVRDGRLLRVDAPEVDALAAGDRLLYIRNAEVER; this is translated from the coding sequence GTGGCTCGCGTTAGGTTGTCGCGGCGCATGGCCGCGATGGAGCAGAACCTCACCAGTCGGCAGAACGCGGATCTGGTTGACGTACTGCGCATCCCGGAGAAGTTCGTCAGCCCGGCCCGCCGGATCGCGCGCCGCGTCATCTATGCCCTGCTGGTGCTCGCCGCGGCGGTGCTCGTCGTGTATCTCGATCGCGACGGCTACCGCGACGTCCAGGACAACGAAATGTCGCTCCTGGACTGCATCTACTACGCGACGGTGTCGCTGTCGACGACCGGCTACGGCGACATCACGCCGTTCACCCCGGGGGCGCGACTGGTGAACGTCCTGGTGATCACCCCGATGCGGATCGCGTTCCTGATCGTGCTCATCGGTACGACCGTCGAGACGCTGACCACGCAGTCTCGCCAAGCCCTGAAGATTCAGCGATGGAGGAGCACCGTGCGCAACCACACCATCGTCGTCGGATATGGAACCAAGGGCCGCACCGCGGTTCAGGCCATGGTCGGTGACGAGGTCGCACCCGGAGACATCGTCGTCGTCGACGAGAATCCGGCCGCACTTGACCGGGCCCGCGCCGCCGGACTGGTCACCGTGGTCGGTGACGCCACCAAGTCCGAGGTGCTGCGCCTGGCCGGGGCCCAGCACGCGAAGTCCATCGTGGTCGCGACCGACAAGGACGCCACCGCTGTGCTGGTCACGCTGACCGCCCGCGAGGTGGCACCCAAGGCCAAGATCGTCGCCTCTGCCCGCGAGGCGGAAAACCAGCATCTGCTACGGCAGTCCGGTGCCGACTCGACGGTCGTGTCCTCGGAGACCGCCGGGCGGCTGCTGGGTATCGCGACCCAGACCCCGAGCGTCGTGGAGATGGTGGAGGACCTGCTCACCCCGGACGCCGGCTTCGCGATCTCCGAACGCGAGGTCGAAGTCAAGGAACTCGGCGGCTCGCCCCGACACCTGTCGGATATCGTGCTGGGCGTGGTGCGGGACGGACGGCTGCTCCGCGTCGATGCCCCCGAGGTGGACGCTCTCGCCGCCGGCGACCGCCTGCTCTACATCCGCAACGCCGAAGTCGAACGGTAA
- a CDS encoding DoxX family protein produces MTAPSRTANTAPSQAPAYRMGALLVGMGALHFVAPKPFDGIVPEELPGTARFYTYASGVAEVATGAALLVPRTRRLGALAAVALFVSVFPANVNMVRLWWPKGWAARIAALARLPLQVPMVTQALKVYRNSPDAH; encoded by the coding sequence ATGACCGCCCCCAGTAGAACTGCCAACACCGCTCCCAGCCAGGCCCCCGCATACCGAATGGGCGCGCTGCTCGTCGGGATGGGCGCACTGCATTTCGTCGCGCCCAAGCCGTTCGACGGCATCGTCCCCGAAGAACTGCCCGGCACCGCGCGGTTCTACACCTACGCGTCGGGTGTCGCCGAAGTCGCGACCGGCGCCGCACTGCTCGTGCCGCGCACCAGAAGGCTGGGCGCGCTGGCCGCCGTCGCGCTGTTCGTCAGCGTCTTCCCGGCGAACGTCAACATGGTCCGGCTCTGGTGGCCCAAGGGCTGGGCGGCGCGCATCGCCGCGCTGGCCCGGCTGCCGCTGCAGGTGCCGATGGTGACCCAAGCGCTCAAGGTCTACCGCAATTCACCCGACGCGCATTAG